Proteins co-encoded in one Gracilimonas sediminicola genomic window:
- a CDS encoding acyl-CoA carboxylase subunit beta: MSSESGSATKHWLHKIIEEFGEIEDEIKLGGGQKRIDKEHGKGKLTARERIEKLTDEDSRFFELGLWAGYEMYEEQGGCPSGGVVTGIGTVSGRKCMIVANDATVKAGAWFPITAKKNLRAQEIAIENHIPLIYLVDSAGVFLPMQDQIFPDKDHFGRMFRNNAIISAKGIPQIAAIMGSCVAGGAYLPIMSDEALIVDGTGSVFLAGSYLVKAAIGEDVDNETLGGATTHTEISGVTDYKMEDDEECLSTIRDLVDKFGPFETAGFNRKESKDPKRPASDVFDIIPESRTSPYDMNDVLDCIVDEGSFTEFKKGYGQTLITGFARVDGWSVGIVANQRTVKRTKKGEMQIGGVIYSDSADKAARFIMNCNQKKIPLIFLQDVTGFMIGKRSEHGGIIKDGAKMVNAMSNSTVPKITIVVGNSYGAGNYAMCGRAYDPRFMYAWPTAKIAVMSGASASKTLMQIQVAAMKKKGKEVSEEEQERIMKEISDRYDTQTDVRYAASRLWVDGIINPLDTRDRISKAIECANLNPEIEEFKTGVIQT, translated from the coding sequence ATGAGCAGTGAATCCGGAAGCGCTACCAAACATTGGTTACATAAAATCATTGAAGAATTTGGAGAAATTGAAGACGAGATTAAGCTCGGCGGCGGACAGAAACGAATTGATAAAGAGCATGGTAAAGGAAAGCTAACCGCTCGTGAGCGGATTGAAAAGCTCACTGATGAAGATTCCCGCTTCTTTGAACTTGGGCTTTGGGCCGGCTACGAAATGTATGAAGAGCAAGGCGGATGTCCCTCGGGTGGGGTGGTAACCGGAATTGGGACGGTAAGCGGAAGAAAGTGCATGATTGTAGCCAATGATGCGACTGTTAAAGCCGGAGCTTGGTTTCCGATCACTGCCAAGAAGAACCTGAGAGCCCAGGAAATTGCCATCGAAAATCATATTCCGTTGATCTACCTGGTTGACTCTGCCGGAGTTTTCCTTCCCATGCAGGATCAAATATTTCCTGATAAAGACCACTTTGGCCGGATGTTTAGAAACAATGCCATTATATCCGCAAAAGGAATTCCGCAAATTGCGGCTATCATGGGAAGTTGTGTGGCCGGTGGAGCTTACCTGCCTATTATGAGCGATGAAGCTCTGATTGTAGATGGAACCGGAAGTGTGTTTTTGGCCGGAAGTTATCTGGTAAAAGCAGCCATCGGGGAAGATGTTGATAATGAAACGCTGGGGGGTGCTACCACGCACACCGAAATTTCGGGAGTAACCGATTACAAGATGGAAGACGATGAAGAATGCTTATCGACCATTCGGGATTTGGTAGATAAATTTGGCCCGTTTGAAACCGCCGGCTTCAACCGAAAAGAGAGTAAAGACCCCAAACGTCCGGCCAGCGATGTGTTCGATATTATCCCGGAATCCAGAACCAGTCCGTATGATATGAATGATGTTTTAGACTGCATTGTGGATGAGGGTAGCTTCACTGAATTCAAAAAAGGATATGGGCAAACGCTCATCACCGGCTTTGCGCGAGTGGATGGATGGAGCGTAGGCATTGTTGCCAATCAGCGAACCGTTAAGCGAACCAAGAAAGGAGAGATGCAGATCGGTGGTGTTATCTACTCTGACAGTGCTGATAAGGCAGCAAGGTTTATTATGAACTGTAATCAAAAGAAGATCCCTCTGATTTTTTTGCAGGATGTTACCGGGTTTATGATTGGGAAACGAAGTGAGCATGGCGGCATTATCAAAGACGGTGCTAAGATGGTTAATGCAATGAGCAACAGTACGGTTCCTAAAATAACCATTGTGGTAGGGAATAGTTACGGTGCCGGAAATTATGCCATGTGCGGCCGCGCCTATGATCCACGCTTTATGTACGCCTGGCCAACGGCCAAGATTGCGGTAATGAGCGGTGCTTCAGCCTCGAAAACCCTGATGCAGATACAGGTTGCAGCGATGAAGAAGAAAGGAAAAGAGGTGAGTGAAGAAGAACAAGAGCGGATTATGAAAGAAATCAGCGACCGTTATGATACGCAGACAGATGTCCGCTATGCAGCCTCACGACTATGGGTAGATGGTATTATAAATCCATTGGATACGCGCGACCGAATATCTAAAGCGATAGAATGCGCTAACCTGAATCCGGAAATTGAGGAGTTTAAAACAGGGGTTATCCAGACTTAG